The following are from one region of the Plutella xylostella chromosome 21, ilPluXylo3.1, whole genome shotgun sequence genome:
- the LOC125490189 gene encoding uncharacterized protein LOC125490189, translating into MDAKTLKKNRGSVKAKLTIFKGHLEQLTPCTKLNTLQFRELSARLNRINELYKEFDSIQNNLETLSDTPEDEFKERQEFEAGYFSTVAAAQELLDRSVERPAPAGHDLAVAGSSTANDSGAFLPTLKLPTIHLPTFAGGYQDWLEFHDTYMSLIHLNDSIPKIQKYHYLRSSLRDNAALLIQSLDLSGDNYDVAWDLLCERYNNTKLLVNNHLKALFNLEPMFKESSTGLRNIIDSVNKNIRALKTLHLPTEHWDAIIIYVICTKLDHATLKDWEMQRGPNNAIPTFSEFNSFIKNRAAWLESIEENHQKLRRYSDTPPVRAKTFVANYSNSAHASVYGSLNNSANLGPHQPIRSFSLAFSRYPWVGRVVPHAANTVMTRCTVACVRDHVFVTATRCLLG; encoded by the exons ATGGAtgcaaaaacattaaaaaagaatAGAGGTTCTGTAAAGGccaaattgacaatatttaagGGCCATCTCGAACAACTGACACCTTGCACCAAATTAAACACCTTGCAGTTTCGTGAACTATCCGCACGCCTCAACCGCAttaatgaattgtataaaGAATTTGACtctattcaaaataatttggAAACTTTATCGGACACTCCAGAAGACGAGTTTAAAGAACGACAGGAGTTCGAGGCTGGATATTTCAGCACGGTCGCTGCCGCGCAGGAGCTGCTGGACCGGAGTGTGGAGCGCCCGGCCCCTGCGGGCCACGACCTGGCCGTGGCAGGATCCAGCACTGCCAATGATTCAGGTGCATTTCTTCCAACACTTAAGTTACCTACGATACATCTACCTACATTTGCTGGTGGCTATCAAGATTGGCTAGAATTCCACGACACGTACATGAGTCTCATTCATCTAAATGATTCAATtccaaaaattcaaaaatatcatTACTTACGATCATCACTAAGGGATAATGCAGCCTTGTTGATCCAATCATTAGACCTATCAGGTGACAATTACGATGTAGCCTGGGATTTACTATGTGAGCGCTACAACAACACCAAGTTATTAGTAAACAATCATTTGAAGGCTCTCTTCAATCTTGAACCCATGTTCAAGGAATCGTCCACGGGCCTTCGTAATATCATTGATTcggtaaataaaaacattagaGCTCTAAAAACACTACATCTGCCCACGGAGCATTGGGATGCGATAATAATTTACGTTATCTGCACAAAATTAGACCACGCAACACTGAAGGATTGGGAGATGCAGCGCGGACCCAACAACGCAATTCCAACATTTTCggaatttaattcatttataaaaaaccgCGCTGCATGGCTGGAATCCATCGaagaaaatcaccaaaaaCTGCGTAGATATAGCGATACTCCACCCGTTCGCGCCAAAACCTTTGTGGCAAATTATTCGAACTCCGCTCATGCGAGTG TCTACGGCAGCCTAAACAACTCAGCCAACCTGGGCCCCCACCAGCCAATCAGGAGCTTCTCCCTCGCCTTCTCCCGCTATCCGTGGGTGGGGCGCGTGGTGCCGCACGCCGCCAACACCGTCATGACGAGGTGCACCGTCGCCTGCGTCCGGGACCACGTGTTTGTGACTGCTACCCGGTGCTTGTTGGGGTAA
- the LOC105381709 gene encoding uncharacterized protein LOC105381709 — protein sequence MESKKDKEEIVILENKLEDMQKSQRKTSIEIKNVPLKGEETKKDLLEMIVKLSENINLKLVKPEVKDIIKIKKKENTKSTIIVEFTNTFIRTDILKCAKNYNIKNKTNKLSAKHLGLQYNPDVPIYISENLTPKVLLVHDNKSLKAWDTIQPVSVERTGSDFSWFQQFEIVEPKQADYVVIAFDPRDQELFYELEGYPGLLGCEKLLYRTPVASWENYMKPEYFRVPCISFCNFDEFNVKDYNITDEYDLQCRLNIWVEGALVVSKSSPHLLLGVTTWGPGLFTLKPNERYVVGLAVPNSPAYRAAMACADAILSGKALNDAVCDDF from the exons ATGGAATCTAAGAAGGATAAAGAGGAGATAGTTATTCTTGAAAATAAACTGGAAGACATGCAAAAATCTCAAAGAAAAACCAgcatagaaataaaaaatgtaccATTGAAAGGTGAAGAGACAAAAAAAGACTTGCTTGAAATGATAGTGAAGCTATCCGAAAACATTAATCTGAAGCTTGTCAAACCAGAAGTTAAGgacattataaaaattaaaaagaaagaGAACACCAAAAGTACTATAATAGTGGAATTCACGAACACCTTCATAAGAACGGACATCCTGAAGTGTgctaaaaattataatataaaaaataaaacaaacaaactaaGTGCAAAGCACCTGGGTTTACAATATAATCCTGATGTACCAATCTACATCTCAGAGAACCTCACACCTAA AGTCCTGCTAGTCCACGACAACAAGTCCCTCAAGGCGTGGGACACCATCCAGCCGGTGAGCGTGGAACGAACCGGGAGCGACTTCTCCTGGTTCCAGCAGTTCGAGATAGTGGAGCCTAAGCAGGCTGACTACGTTGTCATTGCGTTTGATCCCAGG GACCAGGAGCTATTCTACGAGCTGGAGGGGTACCCCGGGTTGCTTGGCTGCGAGAAGCTGCTGTACCGGACCCCGGTAGCCAGCTGGGAGAACTACATGAAGCCCGAGTACTTCCGCGTGCCTTGCATAAGCTTCTGTAACTTCGACGAGTTCAATGTGAAGGACTATAACATAACCGACGAGTATGACCTGCAGTGTCGGCTGAATATTTG GGTCGAAGGCGCTCTCGTGGTCTCGAAGTCCTCCCCTCACCTCCTGCTCGGGGTCACGACGTGGGGCCCCGGCCTCTTCACTCTGAAGCCGAACGAGCGCTACGTGGTGGGGCTGGCCGTGCCCAACTCACCCGCCTACCGCGCCGCCATGGCGTGCGCTGACGCTATATTGAGCGGCAAGGCGTTGAATGACGCGGTCTGTGACGACTTTTAG
- the LOC105381756 gene encoding uncharacterized protein LOC105381756, producing the protein MNSRSLLRDYCKYAYYTGIGDYWFEPLYPETAWYRVCFYLSFTIYLSLILFENLAAWFGEFPDVEKNSSVMFAVIHSIVLTKMFLVVFRKEAVKQINIEMANVGSDLEEAALMRRQYSKVRSGILCYMLSVYASLGTYAAESARRSIVEGTPFYTVVTYYPKYEDTSTTADVFRVLFYIIWVVMMMPMIFADCFPITHVIILSFKFITLRRHFERVREVFDEDLLMKRSDAVERMGDGFLQGILMHQKLIRLTDDIHRIFGIIMSLQVCESSAVAVLLLLRLAQSPRMEVFNAFMTYTFVASLFFLLGLNLWNAGEMTHQASLLSTAMFQSGWHLAPGPAARAARRLALVACAQAQKPLVLKAFGIQDLSYGTFVSVAKATYSVVAVFYDGGA; encoded by the exons atGAATTCGCGTAGTTTGCTCAGAGACTATTGCAAGTATGCATACTACACAGGCATTGGCGACTACTGGTTTGAGCCACTATACCCTGAAACGGCTTGGTACAGAGTTTGTTTTTACCTATCTTTTACCATTTATTTGTCTCTGATTTTGTTTGAGAACCTGGCGGCGTGGTTTGGCGAGTTTCCTGACGTGGAGAAGAACTCTTCAGTGATGTTCGCAGTCATCCACTCCATAGTGCTGACGAAGATGTTCCTGGTGGTGTTCCGCAAGGAAGCCGTGAAGCAGATTAACATCGAAATGGCTAATGTCG GTTCAGACCTCGAGGAGGCGGCCCTGATGCGGCGGCAGTACAGCAAGGTGCGCTCCGGCATCCTGTGCTACATGCTGTCAGTGTACGCCTCGCTCGGCACCTACGCCGCCGAGAGCGCGAGGAGGAGCATCGTGGAAG GCACTCCATTCTACACAGTCGTGACCTACTACCCAAAGTACGAAGACACATCGACCACAGCTGACGTGTTCCGCGTCTTGTTCTACATCATCTgggtggtgatgatgatgccgATGATCTTCGCGGACTGCTTCCCGATCACCCACGTCATCATCCTGTCCTTCAAGTTCATCACCCTCCGCCGACACTTCGAGAGGGTCAGGGAGGTATTCGATGAAGACTTGCTGATGAAGAGAAGTGATGCCGTGGAGAGAATGGGAGATGGGTTTTTGCAAGGAATTCTTATGCATCAGAAATTAATAAG ACTAACCGACGACATTCATCGTATATTTGGAATAATTATGTCTCTGCAAGTGTGTGAAAGCTCGGCCGTAGCGGTTCTACTATTGCTTAGACTTGCT CAATCCCCTCGCATGGAGGTGTTCAACGCGTTCATGACGTACACGTTCGTGGCCTCGCTGTTCTTCCTGCTCGGCCTCAACCTGTGGAACGCGGGCGAGATGACGCACCAG GCATCCCTCCTCTCCACGGCGATGTTCCAGAGCGGCTGGCACCTCGCGCCCggccccgccgcccgcgccgcgcgccgcctcgCCCTCGTCGCGTGTGCGCAGGCGCAGAAGCCCCTCGTACTCAAGGCCTTCGGGATACAGGACCTGTCTTATGGGACTTTTGTGTCG GTTGCTAAGGCTACGTACTCAGTGGTGGCAGTATTCTACGATGGGGGAGCATAA